A single genomic interval of Paralichthys olivaceus isolate ysfri-2021 chromosome 7, ASM2471397v2, whole genome shotgun sequence harbors:
- the LOC138410817 gene encoding serine/threonine-protein kinase WNK4 isoform X1, whose translation MEEDFHSPVNVDILRSDVTQDEQDSHPVPGLDRVSQDQPSQNRESLTKLHNPLSPRCDLEVKGQTECRPDSSDGPEGGGHLTESDLSPVNLLDQSGPDPNRASPQDGEHQVVHHSHRDLTTAAANQDGAGESCGSIPALVVTQADECPAPGAVVGPPLSPAPSEPQRAARPAHQVAPENLFTDLCSSSDGGDMTCCDLLSLRSDSVSLGSETSVSRRSEDDDTRSVTASSVTSLFHRVQLDPLEKAWLRSSALGNMAAQRQLLAQEPGLVVKKTALHWAAKQGRQEVVDMMLRSGADVNVRSHVSVSVTDQSFTVLTLCPSLSSPSVPLSLTVLTLCPSVPHCPHPLSLCPSLSSPSVPHCPHPLSLTVLTLCPSVPHCPHPLSLTVLTLCPSVPHCPHPLSLTVLTLCPSLSSPSDPLSLTVLTLCPSDSHCPHPLSLTVLSLCPSLSSLSSPSDPHCPHPLSLCPSDSHCPHPLSLCPSLSSPSVPHCPHPLSLTVLTVLTL comes from the exons ATGGAGGAAGATTTCCATTCTCCTGTGAATGTTGACATCCTGCGCTCTGACGTGACACAAGACGAGCAGGATTCACATCCGGTCCCAGGACTGGACCGAGTGTCCCAGGATCAACCGAGCCAGAACCGTGAGAGTCTGACAAAGCTCCATAACCCACTGAGTCCTCGCTGTGatctggaggtcaaaggtcaaacagaaTGTCGTCCAGATTCCTCTGATGGTCCAGAGGGTGGAGGACATTTAACTGAGTCTGACCTGAGCCCAGTCAACCTCCTGGATCAGTCGGGACCAGATCCTAACAGAG CTTCACCTCAGGACGGCGAGCATCAGGTCGTCCATCATTCACACCGTGACCTGACCACcgcagcagccaatcaggacGGAGCCGGGGAGTCGTGTGGCAGCATCCCGGCGCTGGTTGTCACTCAGGCAGATGAG TGTCCAGCTCCAGGGGCCGTGGTCGGGCCCCCGTTGAGTCCGGCACCATCAGAGCCTCAGAGAGCGGCGAGGCCTGCACACCAGGTGGCCCCTGAGAACCTGTTCACAGATCTGTGCTCCAGCAGCGATGGAGGAGACATGACCTGCTGCGATCTCCTGTCTCTCCGCAGCGACTCTGTGTCTCTGGGCAGCGAGACGTCTGTCTCCAGGAGG AGTGAAGACGACGACACCAGGAGCGTGACGGCCTCCTCCGTCACG TCTCTGTTCCACAGGGTGCAGCTGGACCCTCTGGAGAAGGCCTGGTTGAGGAGCTCAGCTCTGGGGAACATGGCGGCTCAGCGGCAGTTGCTCGCTCAGGAGCCCGGCCTTGTGGTGAAGAAG actgctCTTCACTGGGCAGCAAAGCAGGGTCGTCAGGAGGTCGTGGACATGATGCTTCGCTCCGGAGCCGACGTCAACGTCCGATCa CACGTGAGTGTTTCTGTGACAGATCAGAGCTtcactgtcctcaccctctgtccctcactgtcctcaccctctgtccctctgtccctcactgtcctcaccctctgtccctctgtccctcactgtcctcaccctctgtccctctgtccctcactgtcctcaccctctgtccctcactgtcctcaccctctgtccctcactgtcctcaccctctgtccctctgtccctcactgtcctcaccctctgtccctcactgtcctcaccctctgtccctctgtccctcactgtcctcaccctctgtccctcactgtcctcaccctctgtccctcactgtcctcaccctctgaccctctgtccctcactgtcctcaccctctgtccctctgactctcactgtcctcaccctctgtccctcactgtcctctccctctgtccctcactgtcctcactgtcctcaccctctgaccctcactgtcctcaccctctgtccctctgtccctctgactctcactgtcctcaccctctgtccctctgtccctcactgtcctctccctctgtccctcactgtcctcaccctctgtccctcactgtcctcactgtcctcaccctctGA
- the LOC138410817 gene encoding ankyrin repeat domain-containing protein SOWAHC isoform X4 — translation MEEDFHSPVNVDILRSDVTQDEQDSHPVPGLDRVSQDQPSQNRESLTKLHNPLSPRCDLEVKGQTECRPDSSDGPEGGGHLTESDLSPVNLLDQSGPDPNRASPQDGEHQVVHHSHRDLTTAAANQDGAGESCGSIPALVVTQADECPAPGAVVGPPLSPAPSEPQRAARPAHQVAPENLFTDLCSSSDGGDMTCCDLLSLRSDSVSLGSETSVSRRSEDDDTRSVTASSVTSLFHRVQLDPLEKAWLRSSALGNMAAQRQLLAQEPGLVVKKTALHWAAKQGRQEVVDMMLRSGADVNVRSGHTALHLAAIHGHQHVIHALVNTYNAKTSVRDYHGKTALHYWSGCSDVFASAESQSGERFSRGRRTQRYVLPSLLLTRSRSQGQINLEFGAGPQSSIYDMLDLHV, via the exons ATGGAGGAAGATTTCCATTCTCCTGTGAATGTTGACATCCTGCGCTCTGACGTGACACAAGACGAGCAGGATTCACATCCGGTCCCAGGACTGGACCGAGTGTCCCAGGATCAACCGAGCCAGAACCGTGAGAGTCTGACAAAGCTCCATAACCCACTGAGTCCTCGCTGTGatctggaggtcaaaggtcaaacagaaTGTCGTCCAGATTCCTCTGATGGTCCAGAGGGTGGAGGACATTTAACTGAGTCTGACCTGAGCCCAGTCAACCTCCTGGATCAGTCGGGACCAGATCCTAACAGAG CTTCACCTCAGGACGGCGAGCATCAGGTCGTCCATCATTCACACCGTGACCTGACCACcgcagcagccaatcaggacGGAGCCGGGGAGTCGTGTGGCAGCATCCCGGCGCTGGTTGTCACTCAGGCAGATGAG TGTCCAGCTCCAGGGGCCGTGGTCGGGCCCCCGTTGAGTCCGGCACCATCAGAGCCTCAGAGAGCGGCGAGGCCTGCACACCAGGTGGCCCCTGAGAACCTGTTCACAGATCTGTGCTCCAGCAGCGATGGAGGAGACATGACCTGCTGCGATCTCCTGTCTCTCCGCAGCGACTCTGTGTCTCTGGGCAGCGAGACGTCTGTCTCCAGGAGG AGTGAAGACGACGACACCAGGAGCGTGACGGCCTCCTCCGTCACG TCTCTGTTCCACAGGGTGCAGCTGGACCCTCTGGAGAAGGCCTGGTTGAGGAGCTCAGCTCTGGGGAACATGGCGGCTCAGCGGCAGTTGCTCGCTCAGGAGCCCGGCCTTGTGGTGAAGAAG actgctCTTCACTGGGCAGCAAAGCAGGGTCGTCAGGAGGTCGTGGACATGATGCTTCGCTCCGGAGCCGACGTCAACGTCCGATCa GGTCACACAGCTCTGCACCTCGCCGCCATCCACGGCCACCAGCACGTCATCCACGCCCTCGTCAACACCTACA ATGCTAAAACCAGTGTCAGAGATTATCACGGGAAGACGGCTCTTCACTACTGGAGCGGCTGCAGTGACGTCTTCGCCTCAGCAGAGTCTCAGTCAG GTGAGAGGTTTAGTCGAGGCCGGCGGACGCAGCGTTACGTTCTGCCCTCGCTGCTGTTGACTCGTTCTCGGAGTCAGGGTCAGATCAACCTGGAGTTTGGGGCGGGTCCTCAGTCGTCCATTTATGACATGTTGGACCTCCATGTCTGA
- the LOC138410817 gene encoding serine/threonine-protein kinase WNK4 isoform X3, which yields MCDTPPPLCLHEASPQDGEHQVVHHSHRDLTTAAANQDGAGESCGSIPALVVTQADECPAPGAVVGPPLSPAPSEPQRAARPAHQVAPENLFTDLCSSSDGGDMTCCDLLSLRSDSVSLGSETSVSRRSEDDDTRSVTASSVTSLFHRVQLDPLEKAWLRSSALGNMAAQRQLLAQEPGLVVKKTALHWAAKQGRQEVVDMMLRSGADVNVRSHVSVSVTDQSFTVLTLCPSLSSPSVPLSLTVLTLCPSVPHCPHPLSLCPSLSSPSVPHCPHPLSLTVLTLCPSVPHCPHPLSLTVLTLCPSVPHCPHPLSLTVLTLCPSLSSPSDPLSLTVLTLCPSDSHCPHPLSLTVLSLCPSLSSLSSPSDPHCPHPLSLCPSDSHCPHPLSLCPSLSSPSVPHCPHPLSLTVLTVLTL from the exons ATgtgtgacacccccccccccctgtgtttACATGAAGCTTCACCTCAGGACGGCGAGCATCAGGTCGTCCATCATTCACACCGTGACCTGACCACcgcagcagccaatcaggacGGAGCCGGGGAGTCGTGTGGCAGCATCCCGGCGCTGGTTGTCACTCAGGCAGATGAG TGTCCAGCTCCAGGGGCCGTGGTCGGGCCCCCGTTGAGTCCGGCACCATCAGAGCCTCAGAGAGCGGCGAGGCCTGCACACCAGGTGGCCCCTGAGAACCTGTTCACAGATCTGTGCTCCAGCAGCGATGGAGGAGACATGACCTGCTGCGATCTCCTGTCTCTCCGCAGCGACTCTGTGTCTCTGGGCAGCGAGACGTCTGTCTCCAGGAGG AGTGAAGACGACGACACCAGGAGCGTGACGGCCTCCTCCGTCACG TCTCTGTTCCACAGGGTGCAGCTGGACCCTCTGGAGAAGGCCTGGTTGAGGAGCTCAGCTCTGGGGAACATGGCGGCTCAGCGGCAGTTGCTCGCTCAGGAGCCCGGCCTTGTGGTGAAGAAG actgctCTTCACTGGGCAGCAAAGCAGGGTCGTCAGGAGGTCGTGGACATGATGCTTCGCTCCGGAGCCGACGTCAACGTCCGATCa CACGTGAGTGTTTCTGTGACAGATCAGAGCTtcactgtcctcaccctctgtccctcactgtcctcaccctctgtccctctgtccctcactgtcctcaccctctgtccctctgtccctcactgtcctcaccctctgtccctctgtccctcactgtcctcaccctctgtccctcactgtcctcaccctctgtccctcactgtcctcaccctctgtccctctgtccctcactgtcctcaccctctgtccctcactgtcctcaccctctgtccctctgtccctcactgtcctcaccctctgtccctcactgtcctcaccctctgtccctcactgtcctcaccctctgaccctctgtccctcactgtcctcaccctctgtccctctgactctcactgtcctcaccctctgtccctcactgtcctctccctctgtccctcactgtcctcactgtcctcaccctctgaccctcactgtcctcaccctctgtccctctgtccctctgactctcactgtcctcaccctctgtccctctgtccctcactgtcctctccctctgtccctcactgtcctcaccctctgtccctcactgtcctcactgtcctcaccctctGA
- the LOC138410817 gene encoding uncharacterized protein isoform X2, with protein sequence MEEDFHSPVNVDILRSDVTQDEQDSHPVPGLDRVSQDQPSQNRESLTKLHNPLSPRCDLEVKGQTECRPDSSDGPEGGGHLTESDLSPVNLLDQSGPDPNRASPQDGEHQVVHHSHRDLTTAAANQDGAGESCGSIPALVVTQADECPAPGAVVGPPLSPAPSEPQRAARPAHQVAPENLFTDLCSSSDGGDMTCCDLLSLRSDSVSLGSETSVSRRSEDDDTRSVTASSVTSLFHRVQLDPLEKAWLRSSALGNMAAQRQLLAQEPGLVVKKTALHWAAKQGRQEVVDMMLRSGADVNVRSVSARECFCDRSELHCPHPLSLTVLTLCPSVPHCPHPLSLCPSLSSPSVPLSLTVLTLCPSLSSPSVPHCPHPLSLCPSLSSPSVPHCPHPLSLCPSLSSPSVPHCPHPLSLTVLTL encoded by the exons ATGGAGGAAGATTTCCATTCTCCTGTGAATGTTGACATCCTGCGCTCTGACGTGACACAAGACGAGCAGGATTCACATCCGGTCCCAGGACTGGACCGAGTGTCCCAGGATCAACCGAGCCAGAACCGTGAGAGTCTGACAAAGCTCCATAACCCACTGAGTCCTCGCTGTGatctggaggtcaaaggtcaaacagaaTGTCGTCCAGATTCCTCTGATGGTCCAGAGGGTGGAGGACATTTAACTGAGTCTGACCTGAGCCCAGTCAACCTCCTGGATCAGTCGGGACCAGATCCTAACAGAG CTTCACCTCAGGACGGCGAGCATCAGGTCGTCCATCATTCACACCGTGACCTGACCACcgcagcagccaatcaggacGGAGCCGGGGAGTCGTGTGGCAGCATCCCGGCGCTGGTTGTCACTCAGGCAGATGAG TGTCCAGCTCCAGGGGCCGTGGTCGGGCCCCCGTTGAGTCCGGCACCATCAGAGCCTCAGAGAGCGGCGAGGCCTGCACACCAGGTGGCCCCTGAGAACCTGTTCACAGATCTGTGCTCCAGCAGCGATGGAGGAGACATGACCTGCTGCGATCTCCTGTCTCTCCGCAGCGACTCTGTGTCTCTGGGCAGCGAGACGTCTGTCTCCAGGAGG AGTGAAGACGACGACACCAGGAGCGTGACGGCCTCCTCCGTCACG TCTCTGTTCCACAGGGTGCAGCTGGACCCTCTGGAGAAGGCCTGGTTGAGGAGCTCAGCTCTGGGGAACATGGCGGCTCAGCGGCAGTTGCTCGCTCAGGAGCCCGGCCTTGTGGTGAAGAAG actgctCTTCACTGGGCAGCAAAGCAGGGTCGTCAGGAGGTCGTGGACATGATGCTTCGCTCCGGAGCCGACGTCAACGTCCGATCagtgagtg CACGTGAGTGTTTCTGTGACAGATCAGAGCTtcactgtcctcaccctctgtccctcactgtcctcaccctctgtccctctgtccctcactgtcctcaccctctgtccctctgtccctcactgtcctcaccctctgtccctctgtccctcactgtcctcaccctctgtccctcactgtcctcaccctctgtccctcactgtcctcaccctctgtccctctgtccctcactgtcctcaccctctgtccctcactgtcctcaccctctgtccctctgtccctcactgtcctcaccctctgtccctcactgtcctcaccctctgtccctcactgtcctcaccctctga